One window from the genome of Kaistella carnis encodes:
- the murG gene encoding undecaprenyldiphospho-muramoylpentapeptide beta-N-acetylglucosaminyltransferase: MKKKLKILMSGGGTGGHIFPAIAIAQEIQKRFPDAEFLFIGANGKMEMEKVPQSGFKIVGLNIVGFDRGNLLKNFKLPFKLISSLVKARQTIKEFQPDFAIGTGGFASGPALYIATHLGIPIFLQEQNSLPGKTNTFLARKAKAVFTAYPNMGHFFPKTKTSFLGNPIRKNIITDLIEKDVAKEQLGLNQNKLTILSVGGSLGSRTVNNGWKENIDKIAEKDYQLIWQTGKLDYKSLAENSQITNHSSKIQLKEFIADMALAYSAADVIVSRAGAIAISELAMTKKPVLLIPLPTAAEDHQTKNAMNLVEKNAAKMVKDSEMSEKFWTTLQEICENENLRKEMSENLNFFAKPLATEQIVDEILASLNIKA; the protein is encoded by the coding sequence ATGAAAAAGAAATTAAAAATTCTAATGAGCGGCGGCGGAACCGGAGGACATATCTTCCCGGCGATTGCAATTGCACAGGAAATTCAAAAAAGATTTCCTGACGCAGAATTTTTATTCATTGGGGCAAACGGAAAAATGGAAATGGAAAAAGTTCCGCAATCTGGATTTAAAATTGTGGGCTTAAATATCGTAGGATTTGATCGTGGAAACCTGCTGAAAAATTTCAAATTACCCTTTAAACTTATTTCCAGCCTGGTAAAAGCCCGACAGACCATTAAAGAATTTCAACCTGATTTTGCAATAGGAACGGGAGGATTTGCAAGTGGGCCTGCACTTTATATAGCGACACATTTGGGCATTCCAATTTTTCTTCAGGAACAAAATTCCCTGCCTGGCAAAACGAATACCTTCTTGGCAAGAAAAGCGAAAGCAGTTTTTACTGCCTATCCGAATATGGGTCATTTTTTTCCAAAAACCAAAACTTCCTTTTTGGGAAATCCTATTCGCAAGAATATTATTACCGATTTAATTGAAAAGGATGTAGCAAAAGAACAATTAGGATTAAATCAGAACAAATTAACCATTCTTTCTGTCGGTGGCTCTTTGGGTTCCCGCACTGTGAATAATGGTTGGAAAGAAAATATTGACAAAATAGCAGAAAAGGATTATCAGTTAATCTGGCAAACGGGCAAACTCGATTATAAAAGTTTAGCTGAAAATTCCCAGATCACAAATCATTCTTCCAAAATTCAGTTGAAAGAATTTATAGCCGATATGGCATTAGCCTATTCCGCCGCAGATGTAATTGTTTCTCGCGCCGGCGCCATTGCCATTTCAGAATTAGCGATGACAAAAAAACCGGTGCTTTTAATTCCTTTACCAACTGCAGCGGAAGATCATCAAACCAAAAATGCGATGAATTTAGTAGAAAAAAATGCTGCCAAAATGGTAAAAGATTCTGAAATGTCAGAGAAATTCTGGACGACTTTACAGGAAATTTGTGAAAACGAGAATCTAAGAAAAGAGATGAGCGAAAATTTAAACTTTTTCGCAAAACCTTTGGCAACAGAACAAATTGTAGATGAAATTTTAGCATCCTTAAATATCAAAGCATAA
- a CDS encoding GatB/YqeY domain-containing protein, which yields MSLEITISDAIKDAMRAKDKVALDALRAVKSQILMLKTEAKGAEVSEEQEIAILQRMIKQRKDSYDQFTSQNRSDLAEVEEAQSKVIEQFLPKQLTAEELEEAMKNIIAETGAESAKDLGKVMGMAGKTLAGKSDGKSISDVAKKLLS from the coding sequence ATGAGCTTAGAAATAACCATCAGCGACGCGATTAAAGACGCAATGCGGGCAAAAGACAAAGTGGCCTTAGATGCTTTGCGGGCAGTAAAATCTCAAATTCTTATGTTGAAAACTGAAGCCAAAGGTGCAGAAGTTTCTGAAGAACAGGAAATTGCGATTCTGCAGAGAATGATCAAACAGAGAAAAGATTCTTATGATCAGTTTACTTCGCAAAACAGAAGCGATTTAGCCGAAGTTGAAGAAGCACAGAGCAAAGTCATTGAGCAATTTTTACCGAAACAATTAACCGCTGAAGAACTGGAAGAAGCGATGAAAAATATTATCGCAGAAACTGGCGCCGAAAGCGCAAAAGATTTAGGAAAAGTAATGGGAATGGCGGGGAAAACCCTGGCCGGTAAAAGCGACGGAAAAAGTATTTCCGACGTGGCGAAAAAGTTACTTTCTTAA
- a CDS encoding GH3 auxin-responsive promoter family protein, whose protein sequence is MATKALFNTVVNWFIRQRIDQIKNFMDHPIETQNGVLFSQLYFAENTDYGKIHGFSSISSYEDFRRNVPIVTYEDFEPYIEQARQGKRDIFWPGVVKNFAKSSGTTNAKSKFIPITDESLELCHMKAGKDLVSIYANNHPDNQLFTNKNLRLGGSADFYENFNTKFGDLSAILIDNLPFWVEITTTPSKKVSLMSEWESKLKAIISEVKSEDVGSLTGVPSWMMVLLQRILKETGHANISELWPNLEVFFHGGISFKPYREQYRQIIGREINYYEIYNASEGFFGIQDQHGSDEMLLMLDYGIFYEFIPMDKFDPQNLEAIPLEEVEIGKNYAMVITTNSGLWRYLIGDTVRFTSLHPFRIKVSGRTKHYINAFGEELMIDNVETALTQACEATNASILDFTGAPVFMHQGESGAHEWIFEFMQKPNDLQRFTEVFDNHLKSVNSDYEAKRYNNITLKEPIVHVAKPQLFYNWMSERGKLGGQNKVPRLSNDREYLDPLLAMNK, encoded by the coding sequence ATGGCAACGAAAGCACTATTTAATACGGTAGTCAATTGGTTTATCCGCCAGCGGATTGATCAGATTAAAAATTTTATGGATCATCCGATTGAGACTCAGAACGGGGTGCTCTTTTCCCAACTCTATTTCGCAGAAAATACGGACTACGGAAAAATCCACGGATTCAGCTCTATTTCCAGCTACGAAGATTTTCGCAGAAACGTTCCCATTGTTACGTACGAAGATTTTGAACCTTATATTGAACAGGCACGACAAGGAAAACGCGATATTTTTTGGCCGGGCGTGGTAAAGAATTTTGCCAAATCTTCCGGAACCACCAATGCCAAAAGTAAGTTTATTCCGATAACTGATGAGAGCCTGGAACTTTGCCACATGAAAGCAGGGAAAGACCTGGTTTCTATCTATGCCAATAACCATCCGGATAATCAGCTTTTTACAAACAAGAATTTACGATTGGGTGGAAGTGCAGACTTCTACGAAAATTTTAATACAAAATTCGGAGACTTATCCGCGATTTTAATTGATAATCTTCCCTTTTGGGTAGAAATTACGACGACACCCAGTAAAAAAGTGTCGCTGATGTCAGAATGGGAAAGTAAATTAAAAGCCATTATTTCAGAGGTTAAAAGTGAAGATGTAGGAAGTTTAACCGGAGTTCCAAGTTGGATGATGGTTTTGCTTCAAAGAATTTTAAAAGAAACCGGTCATGCAAATATTTCTGAACTCTGGCCGAATCTGGAAGTTTTCTTTCACGGAGGAATCAGCTTTAAACCTTATCGGGAACAATACAGACAAATTATTGGCAGAGAGATCAATTATTACGAAATATACAATGCATCTGAAGGTTTTTTTGGAATTCAGGATCAGCATGGCAGTGACGAAATGCTGTTGATGCTGGATTATGGAATTTTCTATGAGTTTATCCCGATGGATAAATTTGACCCGCAAAATTTAGAAGCTATTCCTTTGGAGGAAGTAGAGATCGGCAAAAACTACGCAATGGTCATTACTACCAATAGTGGTCTTTGGCGTTATCTGATCGGTGATACCGTTCGCTTTACGTCGCTGCATCCCTTCCGGATTAAAGTTTCGGGCAGAACCAAACATTACATCAACGCATTCGGTGAAGAGTTGATGATTGACAATGTTGAAACCGCACTTACGCAAGCCTGCGAGGCCACGAATGCCTCTATACTGGATTTTACCGGCGCACCTGTTTTCATGCACCAGGGTGAAAGTGGCGCTCACGAATGGATTTTTGAATTCATGCAGAAACCAAATGATTTACAACGTTTTACAGAAGTTTTTGACAATCATTTAAAATCAGTAAATTCAGATTATGAAGCCAAGCGATACAATAATATTACCTTGAAGGAACCAATTGTTCATGTCGCGAAACCTCAGCTTTTTTACAACTGGATGTCGGAACGCGGCAAACTGGGCGGGCAGAATAAAGTACCGCGTTTAAGTAATGACCGGGAATATCTGGATCCACTTTTAGCGATGAACAAATAA
- a CDS encoding cell division protein FtsQ/DivIB yields the protein MKNKFRILKIFVTVILFGFLLSFSLKRFNNKPMEKVSVKMTKTKNPVYFIDEKDVKELVRKANPTKKIGDIDIPDLEKKLNQLPAVDSANVYLNLNGNLNLDIKQRVPAFRLNKDGRDFYVDEKGTEFPISKNYSYPCMLVMGDVNKSEYIPLAKLIEKIDRDDFSKKYFIGIKKSKGNYELLTSEGYFKVEIGDLEKIDLKVKGFKAFVEKYLIYQEPEKYTKVSVKYNNQIVTTLNPNFKDNDSIIAVGKKELAKLPLIKQKKEEAEKKLMNPSKPAIKKVEAAAKPKTVVPKKDVKKEQAQKTAPKKESVKPAVKKTESKQKGKVTIE from the coding sequence ATGAAAAATAAATTCAGAATATTAAAAATTTTTGTAACCGTTATCCTTTTTGGGTTTCTGCTGAGTTTTTCCTTGAAAAGATTCAATAATAAACCAATGGAAAAAGTCTCCGTGAAAATGACGAAGACTAAAAACCCTGTTTATTTTATTGATGAAAAAGATGTGAAGGAATTGGTGAGAAAAGCCAACCCAACAAAGAAAATTGGTGACATTGATATTCCTGATTTAGAGAAAAAACTGAACCAGCTTCCCGCAGTTGACAGTGCAAATGTGTATTTAAACCTGAATGGTAATTTGAATTTAGATATCAAACAGAGGGTTCCGGCTTTCCGTTTAAATAAAGATGGACGTGATTTTTATGTGGATGAAAAAGGAACTGAATTTCCTATTTCAAAAAACTACTCCTACCCTTGTATGCTGGTCATGGGCGACGTGAATAAATCAGAGTATATACCACTGGCCAAATTGATTGAAAAAATCGACCGGGATGATTTTAGTAAAAAATATTTTATCGGAATTAAAAAATCCAAAGGAAATTACGAATTGCTTACGAGCGAGGGGTATTTTAAAGTAGAAATTGGTGATCTGGAAAAAATAGATCTTAAAGTAAAAGGTTTTAAAGCTTTTGTAGAAAAATATCTGATTTATCAGGAGCCCGAAAAATACACGAAAGTCTCGGTGAAATATAATAACCAGATAGTCACAACACTGAATCCAAATTTTAAAGATAATGACAGCATTATAGCAGTAGGTAAAAAAGAATTGGCAAAGTTACCGCTCATTAAACAGAAAAAAGAGGAAGCAGAAAAAAAATTGATGAATCCATCTAAACCGGCAATCAAGAAAGTAGAAGCTGCGGCAAAACCGAAAACCGTTGTTCCAAAAAAAGATGTTAAAAAAGAGCAGGCGCAGAAAACGGCTCCCAAAAAAGAAAGTGTAAAACCCGCGGTAAAGAAAACGGAGAGCAAGCAAAAAGGTAAAGTTACAATAGAATAA
- the murC gene encoding UDP-N-acetylmuramate--L-alanine ligase: protein MKPLTTYQNFYFVGIGGIGMSALARYFNASGKTVLGYDKMHTKLTKALVEEGIDIEFDDLITDKIRSLTPENTLVIYTPAIKKLDILNYFDHNNFDVLKRAKVLGMITQNTNCIAIAGTHGKTTTSSLVAHLCEEANLPFSCFLGGIAENFKSNFHFNGNEVSVVEADEYDRSFLTLSPDWAVITSTDADHLDIYDDNATIQKGFQDFADLIPESQQLFVRKGIDIGRDAKTYAVNEEADYYSDNIREIGDKIHFDFHKQKEESHDFVWEIPGIHNVENATAAIALLHNFGVDFETLKKGIAGFKGIKRRYTKHNFENGKIYIDDYAHHPTELNAVIGSIKTFYPQKKLLVVFQPHLFSRTKDFADGFAESLDQADELILLDIYPARELQENFEGITSDWLSEKIKLENKDVSTLEDAFNKIKEKDFDVLLTVGAGNIDTLYDGIVEWLSDKK from the coding sequence ATGAAACCTTTAACAACATATCAAAACTTCTACTTTGTAGGAATCGGAGGCATCGGAATGAGCGCATTGGCGCGTTATTTCAACGCTTCGGGTAAAACGGTTTTGGGTTATGATAAAATGCACACCAAGTTGACAAAAGCGTTGGTTGAAGAAGGAATTGATATCGAATTTGATGATCTTATTACTGATAAAATAAGAAGTTTAACGCCCGAAAATACCTTGGTCATTTATACGCCGGCGATTAAAAAGCTGGATATTCTTAACTATTTTGATCACAATAATTTCGATGTCTTAAAAAGAGCAAAAGTTCTCGGCATGATTACGCAAAATACAAATTGTATTGCAATCGCCGGAACTCACGGAAAAACAACAACTTCGTCCTTAGTTGCGCATTTGTGTGAAGAAGCGAATCTACCCTTCTCTTGTTTTCTAGGTGGAATTGCAGAGAATTTTAAATCGAATTTTCATTTTAATGGAAATGAAGTTTCCGTGGTTGAAGCCGATGAATATGACCGAAGTTTCCTCACTCTGTCTCCGGATTGGGCGGTGATTACTTCCACAGATGCGGATCATTTGGATATTTATGACGACAACGCTACGATTCAAAAAGGATTTCAGGATTTCGCAGACTTAATTCCGGAAAGTCAGCAGCTTTTTGTAAGAAAAGGAATTGATATCGGACGCGATGCAAAAACGTACGCCGTAAATGAAGAGGCGGATTATTACTCCGATAACATCAGAGAGATCGGCGATAAAATCCATTTTGATTTCCATAAGCAAAAGGAAGAATCACATGATTTTGTTTGGGAAATTCCAGGCATTCACAATGTAGAAAATGCGACGGCCGCGATTGCTTTGCTTCATAATTTTGGCGTTGATTTTGAAACTTTAAAAAAAGGAATTGCGGGTTTTAAAGGAATTAAGCGCCGTTATACGAAACATAATTTTGAAAATGGAAAAATCTATATCGACGATTATGCGCACCATCCAACGGAATTAAATGCAGTCATTGGTTCGATTAAAACATTTTACCCGCAGAAAAAATTACTGGTTGTTTTTCAGCCCCATCTTTTCAGCAGAACAAAAGATTTTGCCGATGGATTCGCAGAAAGTTTAGATCAGGCAGATGAGTTAATTCTTCTGGATATTTATCCGGCGAGAGAATTACAGGAAAACTTCGAGGGAATTACTTCCGACTGGTTATCTGAAAAAATAAAATTAGAAAATAAAGACGTTTCCACTTTGGAAGACGCCTTTAATAAAATAAAAGAAAAAGATTTCGATGTATTGTTAACGGTTGGTGCAGGAAACATCGATACTTTATATGACGGAATTGTAGAATGGCTTTCCGATAAGAAATGA
- the ftsA gene encoding cell division protein FtsA, translating into MENHEYSVGLDIGTTKIVAIVGRRNTHGKIEVLGVGTAKSLGVHKGIVNNISQTIQSIKAAVAQAQASSGVPIQKVTVGIAGKHIRSLQHSDYIMRENPDRFITDDDIDKLKDQVKQLVMLPGEEIIHVLPQEYKVDSQGEIQEPVGMHGTRLEANFHVVVGQMGSIRNIARCVREAGLEMEALTLEPLASSEAVLTKEEKEAGVAIVDIGGGTTDIAIFKDNIIRHTCVIPYGGGIITDDIKEGCSIIEKHAEKLKVNFGSAVPELEKDSTFVTIPGLHGRPDKEISLKTLAQIVNARVEEILEMVNTELKAYGAFEQKKKLIAGIVLTGGGSNLRHLRQLANYTTGFDSRIGFANEYVTNDKSQHLKGPEYATAIGLLMESLKIRDKKNVPEKVEEKEEAKTAQKIEVHTEENTLQDIVSKEELAGQNNATRRNKLTIGQKIMESVKKFFEEVE; encoded by the coding sequence ATGGAAAATCACGAGTATTCAGTAGGTCTCGACATTGGTACCACAAAGATTGTGGCCATTGTCGGACGACGAAACACGCACGGAAAAATCGAAGTTCTCGGCGTAGGAACAGCAAAAAGTTTAGGAGTGCACAAAGGTATTGTGAACAATATTTCTCAAACTATTCAGTCCATCAAAGCCGCAGTAGCACAGGCACAGGCAAGTTCCGGCGTTCCTATTCAAAAAGTAACGGTAGGAATTGCAGGCAAACACATCCGTTCGCTACAACATTCAGATTATATCATGCGGGAAAATCCCGATCGTTTTATAACTGATGACGATATCGATAAATTAAAAGATCAGGTAAAACAATTGGTCATGTTGCCTGGTGAAGAAATTATTCATGTTCTTCCACAGGAATACAAAGTAGATTCCCAGGGAGAAATTCAGGAACCTGTTGGAATGCACGGAACGCGTTTAGAGGCGAATTTCCATGTCGTTGTTGGCCAAATGGGCAGCATTAGAAACATTGCCAGATGTGTGCGTGAAGCCGGTCTGGAAATGGAAGCCTTAACCCTTGAGCCTTTAGCATCTTCTGAAGCCGTTCTTACGAAGGAAGAAAAAGAGGCAGGCGTTGCAATCGTAGATATCGGTGGTGGTACAACAGATATCGCCATATTCAAAGACAATATTATACGTCACACATGCGTCATCCCTTACGGTGGCGGCATTATTACAGACGATATTAAAGAAGGCTGCTCCATCATTGAGAAGCACGCAGAAAAACTGAAAGTGAATTTTGGTTCTGCAGTTCCGGAACTGGAAAAAGACAGCACTTTCGTTACCATTCCCGGCTTGCACGGAAGACCTGATAAAGAAATTTCCTTAAAAACTTTAGCGCAAATCGTAAATGCGAGAGTAGAAGAAATTTTGGAAATGGTAAACACAGAATTAAAAGCATACGGTGCTTTTGAACAAAAGAAAAAATTAATTGCAGGTATCGTTTTAACCGGAGGTGGCTCAAACCTTCGTCATCTTCGTCAGTTGGCCAACTATACGACCGGATTCGACAGTAGAATCGGTTTTGCTAATGAATATGTGACCAATGATAAAAGCCAGCATTTAAAAGGTCCGGAATATGCTACTGCCATTGGTTTACTGATGGAGAGTTTAAAAATCCGTGACAAAAAAAATGTACCTGAAAAGGTCGAAGAAAAAGAAGAAGCAAAAACAGCCCAAAAAATAGAAGTTCATACAGAAGAAAATACGCTTCAGGATATCGTAAGCAAAGAAGAGCTAGCAGGTCAGAATAACGCAACCCGACGAAATAAACTGACCATCGGACAAAAAATAATGGAAAGCGTAAAAAAATTCTTTGAAGAAGTTGAATAA
- the ftsZ gene encoding cell division protein FtsZ, producing the protein MENINTPGFSFDLPKGNSSIIKVIGVGGGGNNALKHMYERGIHGVDFVICNTDSQTLDNNPVANKVQLGLTITEGLGAGADPDVGEKAAIESIEDIKAAMGQNTKMVFITAGMGGGTGTGAAPVIAKVAKDMGILTVGIVTVPFSFEGKRRLEQAEIGLDKLRNNVDSLIVINNDKLRQQFGNLGFKSGFSKADEVLTNAAKGMAEVITGYFDVNIDFRDAKSVLANSGTALMSNGIASGENKAEEAVKKALDSPLLNDNKITGAKNVLLLIRSGSEEVTMDEIGVIMDHIQEEAGNTADIIFGVGTDEELGDSVSVLVIATGFSKDYQKTSGITEKVKFTLSDSLDPKPKKDIITNSAPESQDFRKDRMESKNLFILDDEDEFPTNEFQVRTAEKKMIIEKETPTQFDRFEVEDRAEMSFGKEEEISQEFDLFTYTDDLDDTPSAQSFSFETEDRKKETPAPKTPTFTEEKPLEFSFFVNEPIEEPKVETPQPKAVIKEEPVQKSEPQVVQKVEETTNFKVEDDFTFITKTTNSEKVLERRNKLKEFNSRYQNFEPENEFETIPAFRRKNISIGQENASDQKISNFLSENDGKMQVRENRFLNKDVD; encoded by the coding sequence ATGGAAAATATAAACACCCCTGGATTTTCATTTGATTTACCAAAAGGAAATTCATCAATAATTAAAGTAATCGGTGTCGGCGGCGGCGGAAACAACGCCTTGAAACACATGTACGAAAGAGGAATTCATGGCGTAGATTTCGTCATTTGTAATACCGATTCGCAAACCCTTGATAATAATCCTGTTGCCAATAAAGTGCAATTAGGTTTAACTATAACCGAAGGTCTTGGCGCTGGAGCCGATCCTGATGTTGGAGAAAAAGCGGCGATCGAAAGTATCGAAGATATTAAAGCGGCCATGGGACAAAATACCAAAATGGTGTTCATTACTGCCGGAATGGGCGGTGGTACAGGAACCGGAGCAGCACCGGTCATTGCGAAAGTAGCAAAAGATATGGGAATTCTAACGGTAGGAATCGTTACCGTACCTTTTAGTTTTGAAGGAAAAAGAAGATTAGAGCAAGCCGAAATAGGTTTGGATAAATTACGAAATAACGTAGATTCACTTATTGTTATCAATAATGATAAGTTACGCCAGCAATTTGGAAATCTAGGATTTAAATCAGGTTTCTCAAAAGCGGATGAAGTATTAACCAACGCGGCAAAAGGAATGGCCGAGGTAATTACAGGTTACTTTGATGTAAATATTGACTTCCGTGATGCCAAGTCTGTGTTGGCAAATTCCGGAACCGCATTGATGTCAAACGGAATCGCTTCCGGGGAAAACAAAGCCGAAGAAGCAGTGAAAAAAGCCCTGGATTCCCCATTGTTGAACGATAACAAAATTACCGGTGCGAAAAACGTTCTCTTATTGATCCGAAGTGGTTCAGAAGAAGTGACCATGGACGAAATCGGAGTTATTATGGATCATATCCAGGAAGAAGCTGGAAACACTGCCGATATTATTTTCGGAGTTGGAACCGATGAAGAATTGGGCGATTCTGTAAGTGTATTGGTTATTGCAACTGGTTTTTCTAAAGATTATCAAAAAACTTCAGGCATCACAGAAAAGGTTAAATTCACTTTGTCTGACTCTCTGGATCCAAAACCGAAAAAAGATATCATCACCAACTCGGCTCCGGAATCTCAAGATTTTAGAAAAGACCGTATGGAATCAAAAAATCTTTTTATCCTTGATGATGAAGATGAATTTCCTACGAATGAATTTCAGGTAAGAACGGCGGAGAAAAAAATGATTATTGAGAAAGAAACTCCTACTCAGTTTGACCGTTTCGAAGTAGAAGATCGCGCAGAAATGAGCTTCGGTAAGGAAGAAGAAATCAGCCAGGAGTTTGATCTTTTCACGTATACCGATGATCTTGATGATACGCCGTCTGCACAGTCTTTCAGTTTTGAAACTGAAGATAGAAAAAAAGAAACGCCGGCTCCAAAGACACCAACCTTTACGGAAGAGAAGCCGCTGGAGTTCAGTTTTTTCGTAAACGAACCGATTGAGGAGCCGAAGGTTGAGACACCGCAGCCGAAAGCAGTAATCAAAGAAGAACCGGTTCAAAAATCCGAACCTCAGGTGGTACAAAAAGTAGAGGAAACAACCAATTTCAAGGTTGAAGATGACTTTACTTTTATTACTAAAACAACGAACAGCGAAAAAGTTTTAGAACGAAGAAACAAATTGAAAGAATTTAATTCCAGATATCAAAACTTCGAACCGGAAAATGAGTTCGAAACCATTCCGGCGTTCCGTAGAAAAAACATTTCAATCGGCCAGGAAAATGCATCTGATCAAAAAATCAGTAACTTTCTGTCCGAAAATGATGGAAAAATGCAGGTTAGAGAGAACCGTTTTTTAAACAAAGACGTGGATTAA
- a CDS encoding BrxA/BrxB family bacilliredoxin → MYPDDLVMPMKHELTDKGFQDLTSAEAVKEAIKKEGTTLLMVNSVCGCAAGAARPGAVFSLTGDKKPDHLVTVFAGYDKDAVDEARKFLAPFPPSSPCIALFKDGELVHMLERHHIEGNPAGAIAANLQGAYEEYC, encoded by the coding sequence ATGTATCCAGATGATTTAGTAATGCCAATGAAGCATGAACTTACCGATAAAGGATTCCAGGACCTAACTTCTGCTGAAGCCGTAAAAGAAGCCATTAAAAAAGAAGGAACTACGCTGTTAATGGTAAACTCGGTATGCGGTTGTGCAGCAGGTGCAGCAAGACCGGGTGCTGTTTTCTCTTTAACCGGAGATAAAAAACCAGACCATTTAGTAACCGTATTCGCAGGTTACGATAAAGATGCGGTTGATGAAGCACGTAAATTCTTAGCTCCGTTCCCACCAAGTTCTCCATGTATAGCTCTTTTCAAAGACGGTGAATTGGTTCACATGCTGGAAAGACATCATATTGAAGGTAATCCTGCAGGCGCTATCGCAGCAAACTTACAGGGTGCTTACGAAGAGTATTGCTAA
- a CDS encoding cation:proton antiporter encodes MQIYHYFTVIIILAAAFGYFNKRFLKLPRTIGVMIIALLTSLGIVLTASSFPDLFVQTKKMILSIDFYTILMDIMLSFLLFAGSIHIKLNDIKSERAPIIAFSTIGVVISTIIVGGLMYFLLQAFSLDVSFIHCLLFGALISPTDPIAVLGILKTANIPKSLETKISGESLFNDGVAVVLFVAIYEISQVGFANMGLGDIGLLFLKEAGGGMLLGTLLGSVGTYILKTIDDYSVEVMVTLAMVMGGYWLASSLHISGPLAMVVAGIFIGNRGREVGMSSITEEYIDKFWEMMDEILNAILFLLIGLELLVINFENIYILIGIIAIAVVLFARFVSVGIPFLLLKRRVNFEKNSFPILVWGGLRGGISVALALALPRHESGDMFVAITYIIVLFSIIFQGLSIGTLVKNLTAKSAKKSQ; translated from the coding sequence ATGCAGATCTATCACTATTTCACGGTCATCATCATTCTTGCAGCAGCCTTTGGATATTTTAATAAACGGTTTCTAAAGCTCCCAAGAACCATCGGAGTCATGATCATCGCACTGCTTACTTCCCTGGGAATTGTTTTAACAGCTTCTTCCTTTCCGGACCTTTTTGTGCAGACCAAAAAAATGATCTTATCCATTGATTTCTACACCATATTAATGGATATTATGTTGAGCTTTCTATTATTTGCGGGTTCAATTCACATCAAATTAAATGATATAAAGTCTGAAAGAGCGCCCATTATCGCCTTTTCAACCATTGGCGTTGTAATCTCCACAATCATCGTGGGAGGGTTAATGTATTTTCTTCTGCAGGCCTTCAGTTTAGATGTTTCTTTCATTCACTGTCTGCTTTTTGGTGCTCTCATTTCGCCCACCGATCCTATTGCCGTATTGGGTATTTTGAAGACGGCGAATATTCCTAAGTCTTTAGAAACCAAAATATCCGGAGAAAGTTTATTTAATGATGGTGTTGCGGTCGTTCTGTTCGTAGCCATTTATGAGATCTCTCAAGTTGGTTTTGCCAATATGGGATTAGGAGACATTGGACTTTTATTTCTAAAAGAAGCGGGTGGCGGAATGTTACTGGGAACCCTGCTTGGCAGCGTGGGAACCTACATTTTAAAAACAATAGATGATTATTCGGTAGAAGTCATGGTCACTTTAGCAATGGTCATGGGTGGCTATTGGCTGGCGTCATCTTTACATATCAGCGGCCCTCTCGCGATGGTTGTAGCCGGAATTTTTATAGGAAATCGAGGAAGAGAAGTTGGAATGAGCAGCATTACAGAGGAATACATCGACAAGTTCTGGGAAATGATGGATGAGATTTTAAACGCCATTCTGTTTCTGCTGATCGGTTTAGAATTACTGGTCATAAATTTCGAAAATATCTATATTCTCATAGGGATTATCGCGATTGCTGTTGTTCTTTTTGCACGTTTTGTTTCCGTAGGAATTCCATTTCTCTTATTAAAAAGACGGGTGAATTTTGAAAAGAACTCCTTCCCTATTTTAGTCTGGGGCGGTTTGCGGGGCGGAATTTCTGTCGCCTTAGCCTTAGCTCTGCCAAGACATGAATCCGGTGATATGTTTGTCGCCATCACGTATATTATCGTCCTTTTCTCCATCATCTTTCAAGGTTTAAGCATCGGCACTTTAGTTAAAAATCTGACAGCAAAATCAGCCAAAAAGTCTCAATAG